The genomic region TCCGCCGGGCTGAGTTCGGTAGGCTGGGAATTGACTGCCTCGCCGCCGTGCCTAAGGAGTATCTTTTCGATCCGTTTCGCCTCTTCAGGTGGCTGCAGGTAGACCAGCAGCAGCATCGCATCGTCCCGTTGTAAGGCGCGCTGCATGACGACATTGGTATCGCTTTCACGCAGCCAGCCGTACAGCGCCCCCAAGGCCGCGCCAACAATGATGCCGATATCGGGGCCCAGCAGCTGGACGAGCGCCATTTGGTCAGTAACTTCATACCCCATCAGGAGGATGATGCCCAGGGTCAGCGCAGAACTGATCAGCAGGCCCGCCAGGGCACCCCTGCCAGTCCAGGCGAACCAGCTGTCGGTATTCTTCTTGGCGCGCAGGGTGGGGAATTTCGCCGCGGCTCCCTCCGAAAGCGCGACATCGATCAGGTCGCGCGGAATGCCCAGCCGCAGGCACTCCGTCAACACGGTGTCCACTTGATCCTGCTGTTTGAAGAATCCCGATACGGTGAAGGATTCCTTGAGTCCGATATGGGGTTTCATGGCTACAGGGCCTCCAGCTCAGGGGCGGTCCATGGCGCTTGCCTATCCTTGAACCGCTCGCGCACCTGCTTCACAAAGGCCGCATCTACCTTGTCCGCAGCATTGTCGCCGAGTTCGGTACGGATATAGGTGGCCACCGCAGCCACTTCCTCATCGTCCAGCTGTTCGCCCCACGGCGGCATGACGCCGTTATAGGTTTTTCCCGCCACCACGATTTCTCCCGTCAGGCCATGCAGGATGATGTTGACCAGTACCTCGGGGCTTTCGAGCACATATTCTGCGCCCGCCAGTGGAGGAAACACCCCAGGCACGCCCTGGCCGTTGGCCTGGTGGCAACTCGCGCAGCGGCTGCTGAA from Methylobacillus flagellatus KT harbors:
- a CDS encoding c-type cytochrome, yielding MIDEKRQHDQPIQSEKNEVSTLALHDDAMHETAEPVEDTIKGPLWFYIFIVLSLVVGAFYLGRHMGSLDTAAHIGFLQAGGQPGQAQEGSSASTVSGAAVFSSRCASCHQANGQGVPGVFPPLAGAEYVLESPEVLVNIILHGLTGEIVVAGKTYNGVMPPWGEQLDDEEVAAVATYIRTELGDNAADKVDAAFVKQVRERFKDRQAPWTAPELEAL